The Deltaproteobacteria bacterium genomic interval GTGCACCGCTTGGCCCCGGTCGGCGTGGCGGCCAGGGGGGTGATCGCGCCGATTGCCTGGCGGCCGCCGCGGAACTGTTCGGAGGCGACCAGGGTGCGCCATGCGAGCTCGGGGAGCCTTGTGTCGCCCGTCTCGGCGAGGTGCTTCAGCATGTGTGGGGGTACGATGCGGAGGAGAAGGTGACGGTGCACGGGAGCCCTCCCACCGGCGATGTCAACGTGGTGCGCGCGGCGTTGACGCACGCTCCGGCACGGCTTAGAAGACCTCGCTTGGTCAGCCCTCGTCCCCGGTGTCTCGGGTTGTCACGCTGAGAACGCCCGCCTACAGCTTCCGGATCCCCCTCCGTTTTCTGCGCGGGAGCTACACGCGGCTGGCGCTCACGGTCATCGCCCTCGCCAGCGGAGTGGCGCTGGTGTGCGCGATCGACCTCGTCAACCGGGCGGTGCTCCGCGGCTTCGTCGAGGTAATCGACACTATGGCGGGGCGGGCCGCGCTGCAGGTGCGCGCCGGCGAGGGCGGTCTGTTCCCCGAGTCCGTCGCCGCGACGGTGTCCGCGGTTCCCGGTGTCGAGCTCGCCGTCCCGC includes:
- a CDS encoding peptidase M4 family protein, with the translated sequence MHRHLLLRIVPPHMLKHLAETGDTRLPELAWRTLVASEQFRGGRQAIGAITPLAATPTGAKRCT